From one Geoalkalibacter halelectricus genomic stretch:
- a CDS encoding pilus assembly PilX N-terminal domain-containing protein produces the protein MMFIRKEKNLHSPPRLGEKLTDQSGMALVLAVGMLLILTVLGAVVWTATNRQIDSAGFQQANQQAFFATQRALEYAVTRDILLNLTAGQSVDLTSSAHKANINAGNSKTSGGGEILAGEIFDDGPGEMPLRLRARYGSDFGANYYFISVSAEGPRGSREDVETQVVRLFKHDDDSLFITTGGG, from the coding sequence ATGATGTTCATCCGCAAGGAAAAAAACCTTCACAGTCCTCCGCGTCTGGGCGAGAAGCTGACTGATCAGAGCGGCATGGCCCTGGTGTTGGCCGTCGGTATGCTCTTGATCCTCACGGTGCTGGGGGCGGTGGTGTGGACCGCCACCAACCGCCAGATTGATTCGGCGGGTTTCCAGCAGGCTAACCAGCAGGCCTTTTTCGCCACCCAGCGGGCCCTGGAATATGCCGTCACCCGCGACATTTTACTCAATCTGACCGCCGGCCAATCCGTGGATCTCACCAGCAGCGCCCATAAGGCTAATATCAATGCCGGCAACAGCAAAACCTCCGGCGGCGGGGAAATTCTGGCCGGTGAGATTTTCGACGACGGTCCCGGAGAAATGCCCCTGCGCCTGCGCGCCCGTTACGGGTCGGATTTTGGCGCCAACTATTACTTCATTTCCGTGTCCGCGGAAGGCCCGCGTGGCAGCCGCGAGGACGTGGAAACCCAGGTGGTGCGCCTGTTCAAGCACGATGACGATTCTCTGTTCATAACCACGGGAGGTGGGTGA
- a CDS encoding type IV pilus modification PilV family protein, with translation MLLANQKGFSLIEMLAAVTVLAVGLLALAGLQVTAMRTNTHAAAITEATALAQAAVERIQAMDGDRPWLRTTQVDSTPAELADIVAGTPYELFLNTTVDFNGVDNITRIELTVESLAALQKVHGASKQTVTLTLLKRYF, from the coding sequence ATGCTCCTGGCCAACCAAAAGGGGTTTTCCCTCATTGAAATGCTTGCCGCGGTCACGGTTCTGGCTGTCGGATTGTTGGCCCTGGCCGGCTTGCAGGTGACGGCCATGCGTACCAATACCCATGCCGCGGCCATCACCGAGGCGACGGCCCTGGCGCAGGCGGCCGTCGAGCGGATCCAGGCCATGGATGGGGATCGGCCGTGGTTGCGGACCACCCAGGTGGACTCCACCCCTGCGGAACTGGCGGACATCGTGGCGGGCACCCCCTATGAACTGTTTCTAAATACGACCGTTGATTTTAATGGCGTGGACAACATCACCCGCATCGAACTGACGGTGGAATCGCTGGCCGCACTGCAAAAGGTCCACGGCGCGAGCAAGCAAACAGTCACCCTCACCCTGCTTAAACGATATTTCTAA
- a CDS encoding PilW family protein — MIPKCLRDQRGFGLPEVLIASALMLVVMGAVMSLYLGTQRSARVETDFADVQDNLRLAFDQLTKDVRMAGFLVIGAPIVDRSATAFTIRTTSPARRYARITAPDIGTGSNKTFEVYSSAMVERFRVGDQVRIIRPPNQEQPGAEISGSSLIFEVSATNPGARTLSLSNFSDGADYAFSRGDMIVRVTAGSPLVSEIRYQFRPAPHNTLERVVNGGTPQILARNLSNLEFDYDFNDEDLVEAVRIAITGSAGVENDPQNKIAHRTRTVRTHITVRNI, encoded by the coding sequence ATGATTCCAAAATGCTTGCGGGACCAGCGCGGATTCGGTCTTCCCGAGGTTCTCATTGCATCGGCCCTGATGCTGGTGGTCATGGGGGCGGTCATGTCCCTCTATCTTGGCACTCAGCGCAGCGCGCGGGTCGAAACCGACTTTGCCGATGTGCAGGACAACCTGCGCCTGGCCTTCGATCAGTTGACCAAGGATGTGCGCATGGCCGGGTTTCTGGTCATCGGCGCGCCCATCGTCGACCGGTCCGCGACCGCTTTTACCATCCGCACCACTTCGCCGGCGCGCCGTTATGCGCGCATCACTGCGCCCGACATCGGCACCGGTTCCAACAAGACCTTCGAAGTGTATTCCTCGGCCATGGTCGAGCGATTCCGCGTGGGCGACCAGGTGCGCATCATCCGTCCGCCCAACCAGGAGCAGCCCGGTGCGGAAATATCCGGGTCATCCCTGATTTTTGAGGTCAGTGCGACCAATCCAGGCGCTCGTACTCTGTCCCTGTCAAATTTTTCCGACGGGGCCGACTACGCCTTTTCCCGCGGCGACATGATCGTGCGCGTCACCGCCGGCTCGCCTCTGGTCAGTGAAATACGCTACCAATTCCGACCCGCACCCCACAATACCCTTGAGCGCGTCGTCAACGGCGGCACGCCGCAGATTCTCGCGCGCAACCTGAGCAACCTTGAATTCGACTACGATTTCAACGACGAGGATCTGGTCGAAGCAGTGCGCATCGCAATAACCGGCTCGGCCGGAGTGGAAAACGATCCGCAAAACAAGATCGCCCATCGCACACGCACCGTTCGCACCCACATCACGGTGCGCAACATTTAA